The Coffea eugenioides isolate CCC68of unplaced genomic scaffold, Ceug_1.0 ScVebR1_275;HRSCAF=920, whole genome shotgun sequence genome contains a region encoding:
- the LOC113757130 gene encoding 2-alkenal reductase (NADP(+)-dependent)-like, translating to MCFEGMSGLTAYGGLFEVCNPKKGEKVFVSAASGSVGQLVGQFAKLTGCHVVGSAGSREKVDLLKNKFGFDDAFNYKEEQDLDAALKRYFPEGIDIYFENVGGKMLDAVLLNMRMHGRIAVCGLISQYNLEKPEGLYNVASILFKRLRVEGFAVFDYLHLYPKFLDLVLPQIREKKITYVEDIAEGLENGPAALVGLFSGRNVGKQVVLVARE from the exons ATGTGTTTTGAAGGTATGTCTGGTTTGACTGCTTATGGTGGACTCTTTGAGGTTTGCAATCCAAAGAAGGGAGAAAAAGTATTTGTATCTGCAGCATCTGGTTCTGTTGGCCAGCTTGTTGGACAATTTGCAAAATTGACAGGGTGCCATGTAGTAGGAAGTGCTGGAAGTAGAGAAAag GTTGATCTTCTGAAGAATAAGTTTGGATTTGATGATGCTTTCAATTATAAAGAGGAGCAGGACTTGGATGCAGCTTTGAAAAG GTACTTCCCTGAAGGAATTGATATTTACTTTGAAAATGTTGGGGGAAAGATGTTGGATGCTGTGCTTCTCAACATGAGAATGCATGGACGAATTGCTGTGTGTGGACTGATCTCACAATACAACCTAGAGAAACCTGAAGGACTATATAACGTGGCTTCTATTCTTTTCAAGCGTCTTAGAGTGGAGGGATTTGCTGTGTTTGATTACCTTCACCTCTATCCGAAGTTTCTGGACCTTGTACTACCTCAAATCCGAGAAAAAAAGATCACCTACGTAGAAGACATTGCAGAAGGCCTTGAAAATGGTCCTGCTGCCCTTGTTGGTCTGTTTAGTGGTCGCAATGTCGGGAAACAGGTTGTTTTGGTTGCTCGTGAATGA
- the LOC113757131 gene encoding mediator of RNA polymerase II transcription subunit 9-like, translating to MDHYGGNWSMISNVQTLSSSSNPSTPSSTQDQHHLFLQQQPPLYQQQQQQQQHCFSQQQQQHQSLASHFHLLHLVENLADAIENGTRDQHSDALVTELNSQFDKCQQLLNSISGSINSRSMTVEGQKHKLEETEQLLNQRRDLISKYTNSVEELINSEL from the exons ATGGATCACTACGGAGGAAATTGGTCAATGATCTCAAACGTCCAGACtctcagcagcagcagcaacccTTCTACTCCCTCCTCCACTCAGGATCAACACCACCTCTTCCTCCAACAACAGCCACCGCTGTATCAGCAGCAacaacagcagcagcaacatTGTTTTTcccagcagcagcagcagcaccaGTCACTTGCATCTCATTTCCATCTTCTACAC CTAGTGGAAAACTTAGCAGATGCTATAGAGAATGGAACTCGAGATCAGCATTCAGATGCACTA GTTACCGAATTGAACAGCCAATTTGACAAGTGTCAACAGCTGCTAAACTCAATTTCGGGTTCAATCAACTCCAGATCCATG ACAGTCGAGGGACAAAAGCATAAACTAGAGGAAACTGAACAGTTATTGAATCAGCGAAG GGAtcttatttccaagtatacaaACTCTGTTGAAGAGCTTATCAACTCTGAACTATAA